In the Populus trichocarpa isolate Nisqually-1 chromosome 1, P.trichocarpa_v4.1, whole genome shotgun sequence genome, one interval contains:
- the LOC7457666 gene encoding probable calcium-binding protein CML21 isoform X1: protein MGGAVGKAGSPQKAWIPETKIETKVVEAMRRRETHGSSIKSFNSIILKFPKIDESFRKCKATFEQFDEDSNGSIDKEELRKCFHKLETAFTDEEINDLFETCDVNEDMGMKFNEFIVLLCLVYLLKDDPAIPQAKSRIGMPDLEATFETLVGAFVFLDKNKDGYVSKSEMVQAINESGERSSGRIAMKRFEEMDWDRNGMVNFKEFLFAFTNWVGIDDNEDEED from the exons ATGGGAGGTGCAGTGGGAAAGGCTGGTTCACCTCAAAAGGCATGGATACCggaaacaaaaattgaaacaaaagtgGTCGAAGCTATGCGGCGGAGGGAAACTCATGGAAGTTCAATAAAATCATTCAACAGCATAATCTTAAAATTCCCAAAAATAGATGAAAGCTTCAGAAAATGTAAAGCTACTTTTGAGCAATTTG ATGAAGATTCCAATGGGTCCATTGATAAGGAAGAGCTCCGGAAATGTTTCCATAAGCTGGAGACTGCGTTTACAGACGAAGAAATAAACGATCTCTTCGAGACATGTGATGTTAATGAGGACATGGGCATGAAGTTCAATGAGTTCATTGTACTTCTCTGTCTTGTCTATCTTCTCAAGGATGATCCTGCTATCCCTCAAGCT AAATCACGAATAGGCATGCCGGATTTGGAGGCCACATTTGAAACACTGGTTGGGGCCTTTGTGTTCTTAGACAAGAACAAGGACGGTTACGTCAGCAAGAGTGAGATGGTACAAGCCATAAATGAATCTGGGGAACGTTCGTCTGGACGAATAGCCATGAAAAGATTTG AAGAGATGGACTGGGATAGAAACGGAATGGTGAATTTCAAGGAGTTTCTGTTTGCTTTCACTAATTGGGTTGGGATCGATGACAACGAAGATGAGGAGGACTGA
- the LOC7457666 gene encoding probable calcium-binding protein CML21 isoform X3, which produces MGGAVGKAGSPQKAWIPETKIETKVVEAMRRRETHGSSIKSFNSIILKFPKIDESFRKCKATFEQFDEDSNGSIDKEELRKCFHKLETAFTDEEINDLFETCDVNEDMGMKFNEFIVLLCLVYLLKDDPAIPQAKSRIGMPDLEATFETLVGAFVFLDKNKDGYVSKSEMVQAINESGERSSGRIAMKRFG; this is translated from the exons ATGGGAGGTGCAGTGGGAAAGGCTGGTTCACCTCAAAAGGCATGGATACCggaaacaaaaattgaaacaaaagtgGTCGAAGCTATGCGGCGGAGGGAAACTCATGGAAGTTCAATAAAATCATTCAACAGCATAATCTTAAAATTCCCAAAAATAGATGAAAGCTTCAGAAAATGTAAAGCTACTTTTGAGCAATTTG ATGAAGATTCCAATGGGTCCATTGATAAGGAAGAGCTCCGGAAATGTTTCCATAAGCTGGAGACTGCGTTTACAGACGAAGAAATAAACGATCTCTTCGAGACATGTGATGTTAATGAGGACATGGGCATGAAGTTCAATGAGTTCATTGTACTTCTCTGTCTTGTCTATCTTCTCAAGGATGATCCTGCTATCCCTCAAGCT AAATCACGAATAGGCATGCCGGATTTGGAGGCCACATTTGAAACACTGGTTGGGGCCTTTGTGTTCTTAGACAAGAACAAGGACGGTTACGTCAGCAAGAGTGAGATGGTACAAGCCATAAATGAATCTGGGGAACGTTCGTCTGGACGAATAGCCATGAAAAGATTTGGTTAg
- the LOC7457666 gene encoding probable calcium-binding protein CML21 isoform X2 — protein sequence MGGAVGKAGSPQKAWIPETKIETKVVEAMRRRETHGSSIKSFNSIILKFPKIDESFRKCKATFEQFDEDSNGSIDKEELRKCFHKLETAFTDEEINDLFETCDVNEDMGMKFNEFIVLLCLVYLLKDDPAIPQAKSRIGMPDLEATFETLVGAFVFLDKNKDGYVSKSEMVQAINESGERSSGRIAMKRFGPCRQERNSLWFTE from the exons ATGGGAGGTGCAGTGGGAAAGGCTGGTTCACCTCAAAAGGCATGGATACCggaaacaaaaattgaaacaaaagtgGTCGAAGCTATGCGGCGGAGGGAAACTCATGGAAGTTCAATAAAATCATTCAACAGCATAATCTTAAAATTCCCAAAAATAGATGAAAGCTTCAGAAAATGTAAAGCTACTTTTGAGCAATTTG ATGAAGATTCCAATGGGTCCATTGATAAGGAAGAGCTCCGGAAATGTTTCCATAAGCTGGAGACTGCGTTTACAGACGAAGAAATAAACGATCTCTTCGAGACATGTGATGTTAATGAGGACATGGGCATGAAGTTCAATGAGTTCATTGTACTTCTCTGTCTTGTCTATCTTCTCAAGGATGATCCTGCTATCCCTCAAGCT AAATCACGAATAGGCATGCCGGATTTGGAGGCCACATTTGAAACACTGGTTGGGGCCTTTGTGTTCTTAGACAAGAACAAGGACGGTTACGTCAGCAAGAGTGAGATGGTACAAGCCATAAATGAATCTGGGGAACGTTCGTCTGGACGAATAGCCATGAAAAGATTTG GTCCTTGTAGGCAAGAAAGAAATTCGCTCTGGTTTACTGAGTGA